From the genome of Erythrobacter litoralis, one region includes:
- a CDS encoding fatty acid desaturase family protein gives MNMEQPLSPPRQAQAATPRATRADYMAADDKAMLRAARDLTKGLGEAKPGIYWPDMLASALAGYGGIALAILTDSLAVAIIAGLVASLALYRALMFIHELTHIHRDALPGFRLGWNLMVGIPLLTPSFMYEGVHTIHHKRTQYGTVEDPEYLPLALMKPWSLPLFVIVALLAPIALLVRFALLVPLGAVIPAVRKFTWERFSSLSINPDFRRKPPTGDFAKRVRWQETGASLWAIAVIAGSFAIGWRPLVIALAIVSFTALLNQLRTLVAHLWENEGEAMTVTAQFLDSVNVPPPGLAAEIWAPVGLRYHALHHLMPSMPYHDLPEAHRRLARELGTGSTYEGANHPGMLTLVGRIAKSTMIRR, from the coding sequence ATGAACATGGAACAGCCCCTTTCGCCCCCGAGGCAAGCCCAAGCGGCCACGCCGCGCGCTACGCGTGCGGACTACATGGCCGCGGACGACAAGGCGATGCTGCGCGCCGCCCGCGATCTGACGAAGGGTCTGGGAGAGGCGAAGCCGGGCATCTATTGGCCAGACATGCTGGCCTCGGCGCTGGCCGGATATGGCGGCATCGCGCTCGCGATCCTGACCGACAGCCTCGCCGTGGCGATAATCGCAGGGCTGGTCGCCTCGCTCGCGCTCTACCGTGCGCTGATGTTCATTCACGAATTGACCCACATCCACCGCGATGCGCTGCCCGGTTTCCGGCTCGGCTGGAACCTGATGGTCGGCATTCCGCTGCTGACGCCCAGTTTCATGTATGAAGGCGTCCACACGATCCACCACAAGCGCACGCAATACGGTACGGTCGAGGACCCCGAATATCTTCCGCTCGCTCTGATGAAGCCATGGAGCCTGCCGCTTTTCGTGATCGTCGCGCTGCTCGCGCCGATCGCGCTGCTGGTGCGCTTCGCGCTGCTGGTGCCGCTGGGCGCGGTGATCCCGGCGGTTCGAAAGTTCACGTGGGAGCGGTTTTCCTCGCTTTCGATCAATCCCGATTTCCGGCGCAAGCCCCCCACGGGCGATTTCGCGAAGCGCGTGCGCTGGCAGGAAACAGGCGCGAGCCTTTGGGCGATTGCAGTCATCGCGGGCAGTTTCGCGATCGGCTGGCGGCCGCTCGTCATCGCACTTGCCATCGTCTCCTTCACCGCGCTGCTCAACCAGCTGCGCACGCTGGTTGCCCATCTGTGGGAGAACGAGGGCGAGGCGATGACGGTGACCGCCCAGTTCCTCGACAGCGTCAACGTGCCGCCGCCGGGTCTTGCCGCCGAAATCTGGGCCCCGGTTGGCCTGCGCTACCATGCGCTCCATCACCTGATGCCCTCGATGCCCTATCACGACCTGCCCGAGGCGCACCGCCGCCTCGCGCGCGAACTGGGAACGGGTTCGACCTATGAAGGCGCGAACCATCCGGGGATGCTGACGCTGGTCGGGCGTATCGCGAAAAGCACGATGATCCGCCGCTGA
- a CDS encoding NepR family anti-sigma factor, which yields MASQETSREAGARAGASGTAKDAPDPGKPAKAATGSGDKADQPDWSHGLRQLYDSVVEEDLPDSFRALLDKLDESDPDEIAESDDPSDQPPSRGSGA from the coding sequence ATGGCGTCACAGGAAACATCAAGAGAAGCAGGGGCACGCGCTGGCGCCAGTGGCACCGCGAAAGACGCCCCGGACCCGGGCAAGCCCGCCAAGGCTGCGACCGGCAGCGGCGACAAGGCCGACCAGCCCGATTGGAGTCACGGCCTCAGGCAGCTTTACGATTCGGTGGTCGAGGAAGACCTGCCCGACAGTTTCAGGGCGCTGCTCGACAAGCTGGACGAAAGCGACCCGGACGAGATCGCCGAGAGCGACGACCCATCCGACCAGCCCCCGTCACGGGGGAGCGGAGCATAA
- a CDS encoding dicarboxylate/amino acid:cation symporter, whose translation MSDATRPGGGRTYDLVTIRLPVVLTFAALVAGLAAGVVLAASGLALWLRDAIALVGTVWLRALQMTIIPLVASLLVLGLSQMVRAASAGAAARRFLMLVFGVLIAGGVFTAVMLPLLLEIVPIPPSAAGFLAEGAGQAQEVPGILDFLASLVAPNIIAAAAETAMLPLTIFFALFALAVTRLPEEQGERLLGFFHALANAMLLIIGWVLWVAPAGVFALAFGVGLRSGSGAFAALAHYILVVSAMGGFVLVLAYVLAAVLGGISPWRFARAALPAQAVAVSTQSSLASLPAMLDSASRLGLRAATAEFVLPLAVAIFRATSPAMNMAVALYVAALAGVEITPVAAIAGILVALVISVGSVSLPGSISFVISIGPIALAMGVPIEPLALLVAVEMLPDIMRTLANVTMNLAVTSAVDRTGK comes from the coding sequence TTGAGCGATGCAACAAGGCCCGGGGGCGGGCGAACCTATGATCTGGTGACGATCCGTTTGCCGGTGGTGCTGACCTTCGCGGCGCTGGTCGCGGGGCTGGCGGCAGGCGTCGTGCTGGCGGCAAGCGGGCTTGCGCTCTGGCTGCGCGATGCGATCGCGCTGGTCGGCACCGTGTGGCTGCGCGCGCTGCAGATGACGATCATCCCGCTCGTCGCCTCGCTGCTGGTGCTGGGCCTATCGCAGATGGTCCGCGCGGCAAGCGCGGGGGCTGCCGCGCGCCGTTTCCTCATGCTGGTCTTCGGCGTGCTGATCGCCGGCGGCGTGTTCACCGCGGTCATGTTGCCGCTGCTGCTCGAAATCGTCCCGATCCCGCCGAGCGCCGCGGGCTTCCTTGCGGAAGGGGCGGGGCAAGCACAGGAAGTGCCGGGCATTCTCGACTTTCTCGCAAGCCTGGTCGCGCCCAATATCATCGCCGCCGCGGCCGAGACCGCCATGCTGCCGCTGACGATCTTCTTCGCGCTGTTCGCTCTCGCCGTCACCCGCCTGCCCGAGGAGCAGGGCGAGCGGCTGCTCGGTTTCTTCCATGCGCTAGCCAATGCCATGCTGCTGATCATCGGCTGGGTGCTGTGGGTGGCCCCCGCGGGCGTCTTCGCGCTCGCTTTCGGAGTAGGCCTGCGCAGCGGGAGCGGGGCCTTCGCGGCGCTGGCCCATTACATTCTCGTGGTTTCGGCCATGGGCGGCTTCGTGCTGGTGCTGGCCTATGTTCTCGCCGCGGTGCTGGGCGGGATTTCCCCGTGGCGTTTCGCGCGGGCGGCGCTGCCCGCACAGGCCGTGGCGGTTTCGACCCAGAGCTCGCTCGCCAGCCTCCCCGCGATGCTCGATTCGGCCTCGCGACTGGGCCTGCGCGCGGCGACGGCGGAGTTCGTCCTGCCGCTGGCCGTCGCGATCTTCCGCGCGACCAGTCCCGCGATGAACATGGCCGTCGCGCTCTATGTCGCCGCGCTTGCGGGCGTCGAGATCACTCCCGTCGCTGCGATTGCAGGCATCCTCGTCGCGCTTGTCATCTCCGTCGGATCGGTAAGCCTGCCCGGATCGATCAGCTTCGTGATCTCGATCGGTCCCATCGCGCTCGCCATGGGCGTGCCGATCGAGCCGCTCGCGCTGCTGGTCGCGGTCGAGATGCTGCCCGACATCATGCGCACGCTCGCCAATGTGACGATGAACCTCGCCGTCACGAGCGCGGTCGACAGGACCGGCAAGTGA
- a CDS encoding response regulator → MSLSEQVAANLPFLRRYARALTGSQATGDAFVRATLEAALADSDLKQSLEGGRIPLYRAFNKVWSTGFLDVAATDRASGASGGGEHETGAQDRLSAITPLNRQALLLTTLEDFTPAQAGQIMDLETGEVEQLVAEAIAEIDREQATSVLIIEDEPLISMQLEDLVSSLGHEIAGTAATRTQAQEAVAEKTPGLVLADIQLADGSSGLDAVDDILAITSVPVIFITAYPERLLTGDRPEPTYLVTKPFQEQTVRAAISQALFFGSSRPLEDG, encoded by the coding sequence ATGTCCCTGAGCGAGCAAGTTGCCGCCAACCTTCCGTTCCTGCGCCGCTATGCCCGCGCTCTTACCGGCTCGCAGGCGACCGGTGATGCCTTCGTGCGCGCCACTCTCGAAGCCGCTCTCGCCGATTCGGACCTCAAGCAATCGCTCGAAGGCGGCCGGATCCCGCTCTACCGCGCGTTCAACAAGGTGTGGTCGACCGGCTTTCTCGATGTCGCCGCGACCGATCGTGCGTCGGGGGCAAGCGGGGGCGGCGAGCATGAGACCGGTGCACAGGATCGCCTGAGCGCGATCACGCCGCTCAACCGACAGGCGCTGCTGCTTACCACGCTGGAGGATTTCACCCCGGCACAGGCCGGCCAGATCATGGATCTCGAAACCGGCGAAGTCGAACAGCTGGTGGCCGAGGCGATCGCCGAAATCGACCGCGAACAGGCGACCAGCGTGCTCATCATCGAGGACGAGCCGCTCATCTCGATGCAGCTCGAAGACCTCGTCTCCTCGCTGGGCCACGAAATCGCCGGGACCGCGGCGACCCGTACGCAGGCGCAGGAAGCGGTGGCGGAAAAGACCCCGGGCCTCGTTCTTGCCGACATCCAGCTGGCCGACGGATCATCGGGGCTCGATGCGGTGGACGATATTCTTGCCATCACCAGCGTGCCGGTGATCTTCATCACCGCCTATCCCGAACGCCTGCTGACGGGCGACCGGCCCGAGCCGACCTATCTGGTGACCAAGCCGTTCCAGGAACAGACCGTGCGCGCGGCGATCAGCCAGGCGCTTTTCTTCGGATCGAGCCGCCCGCTCGAGGACGGCTGA
- the gsrP gene encoding HWE-family sensor histidine kinase GsrP, with product MNSSGAHPGASAPSEAASGAVQAGSLSAPPPQASRARRWLVSYPRAIPVAIFLAIAAITALSVFAIESNARAREKAQMREYAQSIASALDRRGTSFSSYLRAGAALFSSLEEVSPRTFRQFVSELRIDLDYRGAEGIGWIAVEDAQAAAGGQGKRATVRYIWPDTERNRRAIGFDMYSEDVRAAALEEARRTVRPTASGRIVLAQEGVGTAPGFLIVMPVFAGDPTMRDSERSLSGFVYSPFDADQFLSSAIDQAAPADLGVRLYDGDARTDNLLVAHSSGARQVQRMEQPVTIANRELLLVVEAAEAQALAPLSMVTLLFGLAVASLLMLLARLLTQQAFEDQARLAFFEEQHSIRNSLSRELNHRVKNTLANVLSILSLTRRRSTSLDDFADSLEGRIRALSATHDLLTGTDWSTTPIEAVVDAELQHFRSLSDEAVTIEGPPAQLAPNDALSFGLAIHELGTNAAKYGALSVPGGRVSIRWKLIGERLAEVEWRETGGPPVAETRKRGFGTELIEKIVAHELRHKVTLDFEPDGVRCVMRVPIRRRGDFRIRDGAPRAKQP from the coding sequence ATGAACTCTTCAGGCGCACATCCGGGCGCATCGGCGCCGAGCGAGGCAGCATCCGGCGCGGTGCAGGCTGGATCCCTGTCCGCTCCGCCGCCGCAGGCGAGCCGCGCGCGGCGCTGGCTGGTGAGCTATCCGCGTGCGATTCCCGTCGCGATCTTCCTCGCCATCGCCGCGATCACCGCGCTCAGCGTCTTCGCGATCGAGAGCAATGCGCGGGCCCGCGAAAAGGCGCAGATGCGCGAATATGCGCAGTCCATCGCCTCCGCGCTCGACCGGCGCGGAACCAGTTTTTCGTCCTATCTGCGCGCCGGGGCCGCGCTGTTCTCCAGCCTCGAGGAGGTGAGCCCGCGCACGTTTCGCCAGTTCGTCAGCGAATTGCGCATCGACCTCGATTATCGCGGAGCCGAGGGCATCGGCTGGATCGCGGTCGAGGACGCGCAAGCGGCTGCGGGCGGTCAGGGCAAGCGAGCCACGGTGCGCTACATCTGGCCCGACACCGAACGCAATCGCCGCGCGATCGGTTTCGACATGTATTCCGAAGACGTGCGCGCCGCCGCGCTCGAGGAAGCGCGCCGCACTGTGCGCCCGACCGCCTCGGGCAGGATCGTGCTGGCGCAGGAAGGGGTGGGCACGGCTCCCGGCTTCCTCATCGTGATGCCGGTCTTCGCCGGCGATCCCACCATGCGCGACAGCGAACGCAGCCTCTCAGGCTTCGTCTATTCGCCGTTCGATGCGGACCAGTTCCTGAGCTCGGCGATCGACCAGGCCGCGCCGGCCGATCTCGGCGTGCGGCTCTATGACGGCGATGCAAGGACCGACAACCTGCTCGTCGCCCATTCGTCGGGCGCGCGTCAGGTGCAGCGCATGGAGCAGCCCGTCACGATCGCCAATCGCGAATTGTTGCTGGTGGTCGAGGCGGCCGAGGCGCAGGCGCTCGCCCCGCTTTCGATGGTGACGCTGCTGTTCGGTCTGGCCGTCGCGAGCCTGCTGATGCTGCTCGCCCGGCTGCTGACCCAGCAGGCGTTCGAGGACCAGGCGCGGCTCGCCTTTTTCGAGGAGCAGCATTCGATCCGCAATTCGCTGAGCCGCGAACTCAATCACCGGGTCAAGAACACGCTTGCCAATGTCCTTTCGATCCTCTCGCTGACGCGCCGCCGGTCGACCAGCCTTGATGATTTCGCCGACAGCCTCGAAGGACGCATCAGGGCGCTGTCGGCGACGCATGACCTGCTCACTGGGACGGACTGGAGCACCACTCCGATCGAAGCGGTGGTCGATGCCGAATTGCAGCATTTCCGCTCGCTGAGCGACGAAGCGGTGACAATCGAGGGGCCGCCCGCGCAGCTTGCGCCCAACGACGCGCTCAGTTTCGGCCTCGCGATCCACGAATTGGGCACCAACGCTGCGAAATACGGGGCGCTCAGCGTACCGGGCGGGCGCGTCTCGATCCGCTGGAAACTGATCGGCGAGCGGCTTGCCGAAGTCGAATGGCGCGAGACGGGCGGGCCGCCCGTGGCCGAAACGCGCAAGCGCGGCTTCGGCACGGAACTGATCGAGAAGATCGTCGCCCACGAACTGCGCCACAAGGTGACGCTCGATTTCGAGCCCGATGGCGTGCGCTGCGTGATGCGCGTGCCGATCCGCCGCCGCGGCGATTTCCGCATTCGCGATGGCGCGCCGCGCGCGAAGCAGCCCTGA
- a CDS encoding sigma-70 family RNA polymerase sigma factor encodes MAEKKKKQTIERTPAQRADFKRELTEVVPHLRAFARGLCGRPDMADDLVQETLLKAWAAQDRFEPGTSMRAWTFVILRNAYLTDMRRNRFRGEYDEGVAERILTAPAGQEEPLHLSDMHRALLTLPPERREALLLVGAGGFSYEEAAQICGCAVGTIKSRVGRARAALNSMLADGDIPQRSIDDATAHRAILEELDDVAAGKGVAAAKG; translated from the coding sequence ATGGCCGAGAAGAAAAAAAAGCAGACGATCGAACGCACCCCCGCTCAGCGGGCCGACTTCAAGCGCGAGCTTACCGAGGTCGTGCCGCATCTGCGCGCCTTTGCGCGCGGCCTGTGCGGGCGGCCCGATATGGCCGATGATCTCGTGCAGGAAACCCTGCTCAAGGCATGGGCTGCGCAGGACCGGTTCGAACCCGGCACTTCGATGCGGGCCTGGACCTTCGTGATCCTGAGGAACGCCTATCTCACCGACATGCGTCGCAATCGTTTCCGCGGCGAATATGACGAGGGCGTCGCCGAACGCATCCTAACCGCGCCTGCGGGCCAGGAGGAACCGCTCCACCTGTCCGACATGCACCGCGCGCTGCTCACCCTCCCGCCCGAAAGGCGCGAGGCGCTTCTGCTTGTGGGCGCTGGCGGCTTTTCCTATGAAGAGGCCGCACAGATCTGCGGCTGCGCAGTCGGCACGATCAAGAGCCGGGTGGGCCGCGCCCGCGCCGCGCTCAATTCCATGCTCGCCGATGGCGACATCCCCCAGCGATCGATCGATGATGCGACCGCGCACCGCGCGATCCTCGAGGAACTCGACGATGTCGCCGCGGGCAAGGGCGTCGCCGCGGCCAAGGGCTGA
- a CDS encoding GNAT family N-acetyltransferase, whose translation MGGQKDWSLRLARIEDAEAMPEIESRAGRMFEEVEGLSGIAGQHTVPLERLRRYIRKGHCLVAHEEGRIIGFIVTEPFGRELHVWEFDVDPDHQRRGIGAGLLRACMIDAHNSGFKAITLTTFRDVPWNAPFYERLGFEEVTALDAHPRLAGELALEADHGLPAERRCAMIRFLD comes from the coding sequence ATGGGCGGGCAGAAGGACTGGTCGCTGCGCCTGGCGCGGATCGAGGATGCCGAGGCGATGCCGGAGATCGAGTCGCGCGCGGGACGGATGTTCGAAGAGGTCGAGGGGCTATCCGGGATCGCGGGGCAGCACACGGTCCCGCTCGAGAGGCTGCGGCGCTATATCCGCAAGGGTCATTGCCTCGTCGCGCACGAGGAGGGCCGGATCATCGGCTTCATCGTCACCGAACCTTTCGGGCGCGAACTGCATGTGTGGGAATTCGACGTCGATCCCGACCATCAGCGGCGCGGGATCGGGGCGGGGCTGCTGCGGGCCTGCATGATCGATGCGCACAATTCCGGCTTCAAGGCGATCACTCTGACGACTTTCCGCGACGTGCCGTGGAACGCACCGTTCTACGAACGGCTCGGCTTCGAGGAAGTCACCGCGCTCGACGCCCATCCGCGGCTCGCGGGGGAACTGGCGCTGGAGGCCGATCACGGCCTGCCGGCAGAGCGCCGCTGTGCGATGATCCGTTTCCTCGACTGA
- the lptG gene encoding LPS export ABC transporter permease LptG has product MQLDFFPSRTLTLYLARLFIVRILAVLFMLVVVLMALDLLGATGKILAVEGNGQAEVLRYVSLRVPQLISRFLPYSVLLATLITLVTLNQNSEVVAMKAAGLSAHQVLAPLLLTAALVAAVSFAFNERIVTRANATLKAWEAAEYAAIPDESGVRANVYLTDGTNILTASSLVGTGEDIEFDDVTWYERAPGGIISEFVRASRATYAAPGWRLENAERFDVGTAETEELGELVVGKALSPERIALDAVDPDSLGFLELRRTIDAFDAAGRRTSEMKASWWHRISGPLSALLMPLLGSVAAFGLARSGQLFVRAIIGMALGFAYFVVDNAALAMGSFGGYPPFLAAWAPFLLFLLLGETVLVRTEE; this is encoded by the coding sequence ATGCAGCTCGATTTCTTCCCGTCGCGCACGCTTACGCTCTATCTGGCGCGGCTCTTCATCGTGCGCATCCTCGCAGTGCTTTTCATGCTGGTCGTGGTGCTGATGGCGCTCGACCTGCTGGGCGCGACCGGCAAGATCCTCGCGGTCGAAGGCAACGGGCAGGCTGAGGTGCTCAGATATGTGAGCCTGCGCGTGCCGCAGCTCATCAGCCGGTTCCTGCCCTATTCGGTGCTGCTTGCGACTCTCATCACCCTCGTCACGCTCAACCAGAACAGCGAGGTGGTTGCGATGAAGGCGGCGGGGCTTTCCGCACACCAGGTGCTCGCCCCGCTGCTGCTGACCGCGGCGCTGGTCGCTGCCGTCAGCTTCGCCTTCAACGAGCGGATCGTGACCCGTGCCAATGCGACCCTGAAAGCCTGGGAGGCGGCCGAATATGCCGCGATCCCCGACGAGAGCGGGGTGCGCGCCAATGTCTATCTCACCGACGGGACCAACATCCTCACCGCCTCATCGCTGGTCGGCACGGGAGAGGATATCGAGTTCGACGATGTCACCTGGTACGAACGCGCACCCGGCGGGATCATCAGCGAATTCGTGCGCGCGAGCCGGGCGACCTATGCGGCGCCGGGCTGGCGCCTCGAAAACGCCGAGCGTTTCGATGTCGGCACCGCCGAGACCGAGGAACTGGGCGAACTGGTGGTGGGCAAGGCGCTGAGCCCGGAACGGATCGCTCTCGATGCGGTCGATCCGGATTCGCTCGGCTTCCTCGAACTTCGCCGGACGATCGACGCCTTCGATGCCGCCGGGCGGCGGACGAGTGAGATGAAGGCGAGCTGGTGGCACCGCATATCGGGGCCGCTCTCGGCGCTGCTCATGCCGCTGCTCGGTTCGGTCGCTGCCTTCGGGCTTGCCCGGTCGGGCCAGCTGTTCGTGCGCGCGATCATCGGCATGGCGCTCGGCTTTGCGTATTTCGTGGTCGACAACGCAGCGCTCGCGATGGGTTCGTTCGGCGGCTACCCTCCCTTCCTTGCCGCCTGGGCGCCGTTCTTGCTGTTCCTGCTGCTGGGCGAAACCGTGCTCGTGCGGACCGAGGAATAG
- a CDS encoding superoxide dismutase → MAFQLSPLPYAPDALDPAISAETLSFHHGKHHQAYVDKTNAAIEGTDHDGKPLEAVIAAARGSSAGLFNNSAQTWNHAFYWNSLSPDGGEPSAELKAKIDEAFGSMDELKKALKERGAGHFASGWVWLAEKGGKLSIEESHDADTLADSEFNPLLTIDVWEHAYYLDHQNKRPSYLDAVVDGKLNWKFASENLERGSTWTYG, encoded by the coding sequence ATGGCTTTCCAATTGAGTCCGCTTCCCTATGCCCCCGACGCGCTCGACCCGGCGATTTCGGCCGAGACGCTGTCGTTCCATCACGGCAAGCACCACCAGGCCTATGTCGACAAGACCAATGCCGCGATTGAGGGCACCGATCATGACGGCAAGCCGCTCGAAGCCGTGATCGCCGCGGCGCGCGGCAGCAGCGCGGGGCTGTTCAACAATTCCGCGCAGACCTGGAATCACGCCTTCTACTGGAATTCGCTCTCGCCCGACGGCGGCGAGCCTTCTGCCGAACTCAAGGCCAAGATCGACGAGGCTTTCGGTTCGATGGACGAATTGAAGAAGGCGCTGAAGGAACGCGGCGCGGGCCATTTCGCATCCGGCTGGGTGTGGCTCGCGGAAAAGGGCGGCAAGCTCTCGATCGAGGAATCGCACGATGCCGACACGCTCGCCGACAGCGAATTCAATCCGCTGCTGACGATCGACGTGTGGGAGCACGCCTATTATCTCGATCACCAGAACAAGCGTCCGAGCTATCTCGACGCGGTGGTCGACGGCAAGCTGAACTGGAAGTTCGCGAGCGAGAATCTCGAGCGCGGATCGACCTGGACCTACGGCTGA